One region of Eurosta solidaginis isolate ZX-2024a chromosome X, ASM4086904v1, whole genome shotgun sequence genomic DNA includes:
- the LOC137234219 gene encoding uncharacterized protein yields the protein MIQQLINTQAKSNIMLTEISTQKHIRTTFPIKSLDEHRKVDDDIGENPDRYMAILKGIIGQQKYFCKRFSNIVSGDVKLKLNYDGVKNIIPFKDFQKLNNALFECLKTEGYDEKSYIADIRNAIKLFKGRHFKKQSILKKKIK from the exons ATGATTCAGCAATTAATCAATACCCAGGCAAAATCTAACATTATGTTGACGGAAATCAGCACCCAAAAGCATATACGCACAACATTTCCCATAAAATCTTTGGACGAACATAGAAAGGTCGATGACGATATTGGTGAAAATCCGgacagatat ATGGCTATCTTGAAGGGCATAATAGGTCAGCAGAAATATTTCTGCAAACGgttttcaaatattgtcagcggcGATGtcaaattaaaactaaattacGACGGTGTCAAAAACATTATTCCATTCAAAGATTTTCAAAAACTAAATAATGCATTATTTG AATGCCTTAAAACGGAAGGATATGATGAGAAAAGCTACATTGCAGACATAAGAAATGCCATCAAACTCTTTAAAGGGCGTCATTTCAAGAAGCAAtccatactaaaaaaaaaaataaagtag